In a single window of the Leisingera daeponensis DSM 23529 genome:
- a CDS encoding TolC family protein, producing the protein MTAKTWRVLLASPLVLAACSAAVPEKYTSPQAGFQEVASQTTAAIGKRTAFARTQAQNDALAKEVRQLVQGKTISADTAVQAALLNNKGLQASYAAVGLSAAEAWQQMTPENPVVSIGLMGIGAPELGLYRALESTIAVNLLDVKTRKQRIAVAETQFQQAQLNAVNDTLALAGQTRQAWINAVAAFERLSYLRQAGETAAAGAELASQLGKTGALNKAGQAREFAFNAELAGQVARAQLEAKLAKEELTRLMGLWGSDANYYVPDALPPLPKSLSKVPAIEKAALQNRVDLQVAKLGLEAQARAFGLTDRTRLVTDLELIAGVESEREREDGETETETLPQLELEFAIPVFDTGKARMRKAELSYMQAANALAERAVNVRSEARSAELAYYSSYEIARHYRDVLVPLRRTIEEEGLLSYNGMITSTFELLTDVREKLAGSLEAANAKRDFWLAQANVSAAIYGGGAGSAPQGGSAEIAAGGGAGH; encoded by the coding sequence ATGACAGCGAAAACTTGGCGCGTTCTTTTGGCGTCGCCCCTGGTGCTGGCTGCCTGTTCGGCGGCGGTGCCGGAGAAATACACCAGCCCGCAGGCCGGGTTTCAGGAGGTCGCCAGCCAGACCACGGCCGCGATCGGCAAGCGCACGGCCTTTGCCCGGACCCAGGCCCAGAACGACGCGCTGGCGAAAGAGGTCCGGCAGCTGGTGCAGGGCAAGACAATCTCTGCCGATACCGCGGTGCAAGCTGCGCTTCTGAACAACAAGGGGCTGCAGGCGTCTTATGCCGCGGTCGGCCTGTCGGCGGCAGAGGCCTGGCAGCAGATGACACCGGAGAACCCGGTGGTCTCGATCGGCCTGATGGGCATCGGTGCACCGGAGCTGGGCCTGTACCGCGCCCTGGAATCCACCATCGCCGTGAACCTTCTGGACGTGAAGACCCGCAAGCAGCGCATCGCCGTGGCTGAAACGCAGTTCCAGCAGGCGCAGCTGAACGCGGTGAACGACACGCTGGCGCTGGCCGGGCAGACCCGGCAGGCCTGGATCAACGCCGTCGCGGCCTTTGAGCGGCTGAGCTATCTGCGCCAGGCCGGTGAGACAGCCGCGGCGGGGGCAGAGCTGGCCAGCCAGCTGGGCAAGACCGGCGCGCTGAACAAGGCAGGCCAGGCGCGGGAGTTTGCCTTTAACGCGGAGCTTGCAGGGCAGGTGGCCCGGGCTCAGCTGGAGGCAAAGCTCGCCAAGGAGGAGCTGACCCGCCTGATGGGGCTGTGGGGCAGCGATGCCAATTACTATGTGCCCGATGCGCTGCCGCCGCTGCCCAAGTCGCTGAGCAAAGTGCCGGCCATCGAAAAGGCGGCGCTGCAGAACCGGGTGGACCTGCAGGTGGCCAAGCTGGGGCTGGAAGCGCAGGCCCGTGCCTTTGGCCTCACAGACCGGACCCGGCTGGTCACTGACCTGGAACTGATTGCCGGGGTGGAGTCCGAGCGCGAGCGTGAGGACGGGGAGACGGAGACCGAAACCCTGCCGCAGCTGGAACTGGAGTTCGCCATCCCGGTGTTCGACACCGGCAAGGCGCGGATGCGCAAGGCGGAGCTGTCCTACATGCAGGCGGCCAATGCGCTGGCGGAACGGGCGGTCAATGTCCGCTCAGAGGCCCGCAGCGCAGAGCTGGCCTACTACTCCTCATACGAAATCGCCCGCCACTACCGTGACGTGCTGGTGCCGTTGCGCCGGACAATCGAGGAGGAAGGGCTGCTTAGCTACAACGGCATGATCACCAGCACCTTCGAACTGCTGACCGATGTGCGCGAAAAGCTGGCAGGCTCGCTGGAAGCGGCCAACGCCAAACGCGATTTCTGGCTGGCTCAGGCCAATGTCAGCGCCGCGATCTATGGCGGCGGCGCAGGGTCGGCCCCGCAGGGCGGCAGCGCCGAGATCGCCGCCGGCGGCGGCGCAGGCCATTGA
- a CDS encoding OFA family MFS transporter: MSTPSSGALSFLHKEHITAEPGFNRWRVPPASIAIHLCIGSVYAWSVFNPPLTRELGVVASSADDWSLSSVVWIFSVAIVFLGLAAAFAGKWLEEVGPRMVGVVAALLWGGGFIVGSFGISSHQLWLVYLGYGVLGGCGLGLGYVSPVSTLIRWFPDRRGMATGMAIMGFGGGAMIAAPVKGWLLDLYETAPTYLGARDAVQTVVENGRVFAETAQGKIEVVIASAAQAAEFGGEAGAYVVGTGNTGAAQTFMTLGIVYFVVMILAAFQYRVPAKNWKPEGWEPKPAASGLVTQNDVHIDQALKTPQFWQLWVMLCFNVTAGIGVIGVAKTMMSEIFGSVMPLVATAAFASTYVLMISVFNMIGRFFWASASDYIGRKATYMCFFVLGTALYLSIPYFASAAAANPSLVYLMGFYLATMLIFSMYGGGFATIPAYLADMFGTMHVGGIHGRLLTAWSTAGVLGPLAITSLRQMSVTSAVQDLAAKVDPAAFAAKFGAPVAQLDQLVAAKTVTIAKLMEIAPAGTVDPTPSLYNTTMYCMAALLAVAFFANLFMRPVKEHHHHDDPELQAVPGE; the protein is encoded by the coding sequence ATGAGTACGCCATCATCCGGCGCGCTGAGCTTTCTGCACAAGGAACACATCACCGCCGAACCCGGCTTCAACCGCTGGCGGGTGCCGCCGGCTTCCATCGCCATCCACCTCTGCATCGGCTCGGTTTATGCCTGGTCGGTGTTCAACCCGCCGCTGACCCGCGAGCTGGGGGTGGTCGCCTCCAGCGCCGACGACTGGAGCCTCAGCTCTGTTGTCTGGATCTTTTCGGTGGCTATCGTCTTCCTCGGGCTGGCTGCCGCCTTTGCCGGCAAATGGCTGGAGGAAGTCGGCCCGCGCATGGTCGGTGTCGTGGCCGCCCTGCTGTGGGGCGGCGGCTTCATTGTCGGCTCATTCGGCATCTCCAGCCATCAGCTGTGGCTGGTCTATCTGGGTTACGGCGTGCTTGGCGGCTGCGGGCTGGGACTGGGCTATGTCTCGCCGGTGTCAACGCTGATCCGCTGGTTTCCGGACCGGCGCGGCATGGCAACCGGCATGGCGATCATGGGCTTTGGCGGCGGCGCGATGATCGCCGCTCCGGTCAAGGGCTGGCTGCTGGACCTCTATGAAACGGCCCCCACCTATCTTGGCGCCAGGGACGCGGTGCAGACCGTGGTCGAAAACGGACGGGTCTTTGCGGAAACCGCGCAAGGCAAGATCGAGGTGGTGATCGCCAGCGCAGCCCAGGCCGCCGAGTTCGGCGGTGAGGCCGGCGCTTATGTGGTGGGAACCGGCAATACCGGCGCGGCCCAGACCTTCATGACCTTGGGGATCGTGTATTTCGTGGTGATGATCCTGGCCGCTTTCCAGTACCGGGTCCCGGCCAAGAACTGGAAACCTGAGGGCTGGGAGCCTAAACCCGCCGCCTCGGGGCTGGTAACGCAGAACGACGTGCATATCGACCAGGCACTGAAGACACCGCAGTTCTGGCAGCTGTGGGTGATGCTGTGCTTCAACGTGACCGCAGGCATCGGCGTGATCGGGGTCGCCAAGACAATGATGTCCGAGATCTTCGGCTCGGTGATGCCCTTGGTGGCAACCGCTGCCTTTGCCTCGACTTATGTCCTGATGATTTCGGTCTTCAACATGATCGGCCGGTTCTTCTGGGCCTCTGCCTCGGATTACATCGGGCGCAAGGCGACCTACATGTGCTTCTTCGTTCTGGGCACCGCGCTCTACCTGTCGATCCCCTACTTTGCCTCTGCCGCCGCGGCCAACCCCTCGCTGGTCTATCTGATGGGCTTCTACCTGGCGACGATGCTGATCTTCTCGATGTACGGCGGCGGTTTCGCCACGATCCCGGCCTATCTCGCCGACATGTTCGGCACCATGCATGTCGGCGGCATCCATGGCCGCCTGCTGACCGCCTGGTCGACTGCGGGCGTGCTTGGGCCGCTGGCGATTACCTCGCTGCGCCAGATGTCGGTGACCAGCGCGGTCCAGGACCTGGCCGCCAAGGTGGATCCTGCCGCCTTCGCCGCCAAATTCGGCGCGCCTGTCGCGCAGCTGGACCAGCTGGTGGCGGCCAAGACCGTGACCATTGCCAAGCTGATGGAAATCGCGCCAGCCGGCACCGTGGACCCGACCCCCAGCCTGTATAATACAACGATGTATTGCATGGCGGCGCTGCTGGCGGTGGCCTTCTTCGCCAACCTCTTCATGCGCCCGGTGAAGGAGCACCACCACCATGACGACCCGGAGCTTCAGGCCGTTCCGGGAGAGTAA
- a CDS encoding multicopper oxidase family protein: protein MMNRRQMLGAGAAGAALVSSQAWGKTVNMGLPEAASMDSAATQPPLAPSTGPDYNPVVTLNGWTLPFRMNNGVKEFHLVAEPVERELADGMTAHLWGYNGQSTGPTIEAVEGDRVRIFVTNKLPEHTTVHWHGLILPSGMDGVAGLSHPGIPPGKTFVYEFDLIKSGTFMYHPHGDEMVQMAMGMMGMFIVHPKDPAFMPVDRDFLIMLNAFDIDPGSYVPRVMEMTDFNLWCWNSRIFPDIDPLVVNQGDRVRVRTGNLTMTNHPIHMHGYDFQVTCTDGGWVPESARWPEVSIDIPVGAMRAYEFDAVHPGDWAIHCHKSHHTMNAMGHDIPTFIGADKRKLTGQMRKLQPEYMPMGTAGMADMAEMSMPLPDNTVPMMAGWGPYGPLEMGGMFSVVKVREGIAADDYSDPGWYENPPGTQAYEWTGELPDFARVEDAQTRITPKPTAKG from the coding sequence ATGATGAACAGACGTCAAATGCTTGGCGCCGGCGCCGCGGGGGCTGCGCTGGTGTCCAGCCAGGCCTGGGGCAAGACCGTGAACATGGGCCTGCCCGAGGCTGCCAGCATGGACAGCGCGGCGACCCAGCCGCCGCTGGCCCCTAGCACCGGGCCGGACTACAACCCGGTGGTCACCCTGAACGGCTGGACCCTGCCGTTCCGGATGAACAACGGGGTGAAGGAGTTCCACCTGGTCGCCGAGCCGGTCGAGCGCGAGCTGGCCGATGGCATGACCGCCCACCTGTGGGGTTACAACGGCCAGTCCACCGGCCCCACCATCGAGGCGGTAGAGGGCGACCGGGTGCGGATTTTCGTCACCAACAAGCTGCCCGAACATACCACGGTGCATTGGCACGGGCTGATCCTGCCCTCCGGCATGGACGGGGTTGCCGGGCTCAGCCATCCGGGCATCCCGCCCGGCAAGACCTTTGTCTATGAGTTCGACCTGATCAAATCCGGCACCTTCATGTACCACCCGCATGGCGATGAGATGGTGCAGATGGCGATGGGCATGATGGGCATGTTTATCGTGCATCCCAAGGACCCCGCCTTCATGCCCGTCGACCGGGACTTCCTGATCATGCTGAACGCCTTTGACATCGACCCCGGCTCCTATGTGCCGCGGGTGATGGAGATGACGGACTTCAACCTGTGGTGCTGGAACAGCCGGATCTTCCCGGACATCGACCCGCTGGTGGTCAATCAGGGCGACCGGGTGCGGGTCAGGACCGGCAACCTGACCATGACCAACCACCCGATCCACATGCACGGCTACGACTTCCAGGTCACCTGCACCGATGGCGGCTGGGTGCCGGAAAGCGCCCGCTGGCCGGAGGTGTCGATCGACATTCCCGTCGGCGCCATGCGTGCCTATGAGTTCGACGCTGTGCATCCGGGCGACTGGGCGATCCACTGCCACAAGTCGCACCACACGATGAACGCCATGGGCCACGACATTCCAACCTTCATCGGTGCCGACAAGCGCAAGCTGACCGGCCAGATGCGCAAATTGCAGCCCGAATACATGCCGATGGGCACTGCCGGCATGGCCGATATGGCCGAAATGTCGATGCCACTGCCGGACAACACCGTGCCGATGATGGCTGGCTGGGGCCCCTACGGGCCGCTGGAAATGGGCGGCATGTTCTCGGTTGTGAAGGTGCGCGAGGGCATCGCCGCAGACGACTACAGCGATCCCGGCTGGTACGAGAACCCGCCCGGCACACAGGCTTACGAGTGGACCGGCGAGTTGCCGGACTTTGCCCGCGTGGAAGATGCGCAAACCCGAATTACCCCGAAACCAACCGCCAAGGGCTGA
- a CDS encoding MarR family winged helix-turn-helix transcriptional regulator: protein MKLDVWDQITALFYGIEKQLTEELRRSSDLGLSEFRTLKHLSEQPDLELRMQELAEFLMLTQSSTTRVVERLEKRGFVFRDSCPSDKRGKYCVLNEHGKKYIEEAAPVFQDCLERVLKKTFEQKEARETARALCVLTEA, encoded by the coding sequence ATGAAGCTAGATGTTTGGGATCAGATAACGGCCTTGTTCTACGGGATCGAAAAGCAGCTCACGGAAGAGCTGCGCAGGTCCAGCGACCTTGGCCTCAGCGAATTCCGGACCCTCAAACATCTGTCAGAACAGCCTGACCTTGAGCTTCGCATGCAGGAACTGGCGGAATTTTTGATGCTGACCCAAAGCTCCACCACCCGGGTGGTGGAGCGGCTGGAAAAGCGGGGGTTTGTTTTCCGCGACAGCTGCCCCTCCGACAAACGGGGTAAATACTGTGTCCTGAACGAGCACGGCAAAAAATACATCGAGGAAGCCGCCCCGGTATTCCAGGACTGCCTGGAGCGCGTGCTGAAAAAGACCTTCGAGCAAAAAGAAGCCCGGGAGACTGCCCGCGCTCTGTGCGTCCTGACCGAAGCCTGA
- a CDS encoding AMP-binding protein: MISLGLRGATPLVVPDRLGGELKDKLIARSGASHIASLTDAGSLRVAETGQVPKLPVGEPVPLCLTTSGSTGVPKVVVLSKTGVNTFFDWAQGCFSIQPGTRILSIAPFNFDLSLLELWAGLDAGAEVILADPERSAEPGYLAELCAEARLEIVQAVSLFQERLCAAGRADPGFSPRHVIVTGEAAPRVLRRQMARQFPSAVFHNIYGSTETNDSFILTLGAEDFAAAEKLGIGRPIAGTDYYITEDPGEPGTGELLTATPFAATGYTDPEQTLNAFLPRLENERLVTYFRPGDRVQRQPDGSLLLIGRANYVLTQEPLPKTSTGKINRGAVQRLYAPRPEKSA; the protein is encoded by the coding sequence ATGATTTCCCTTGGATTGCGCGGCGCCACCCCGCTTGTGGTCCCGGACCGGCTTGGCGGTGAGTTGAAGGACAAGCTGATCGCCCGCTCAGGCGCCAGCCACATCGCCAGCTTAACGGATGCCGGAAGTCTGCGGGTTGCGGAGACCGGGCAGGTCCCGAAGCTGCCCGTCGGCGAGCCGGTCCCGCTCTGCCTGACAACCTCGGGATCCACCGGGGTGCCGAAAGTGGTGGTGCTCAGCAAGACCGGGGTGAACACGTTCTTTGACTGGGCACAGGGCTGTTTTTCAATCCAGCCCGGCACCAGGATCCTCAGCATCGCCCCATTCAACTTCGATCTGAGCCTGCTGGAGCTCTGGGCGGGCCTGGACGCGGGAGCCGAAGTCATTCTCGCCGACCCCGAGCGGTCGGCGGAACCCGGATACCTTGCGGAGCTCTGCGCCGAGGCCAGACTGGAGATTGTCCAGGCAGTTTCCCTGTTTCAAGAGCGCCTCTGCGCCGCGGGGCGGGCTGACCCGGGGTTTTCCCCGCGCCATGTCATCGTGACCGGCGAAGCGGCGCCCCGCGTCCTGCGCCGGCAGATGGCCAGGCAGTTCCCCTCCGCGGTCTTCCACAACATCTACGGCAGCACCGAAACCAACGACAGTTTCATCCTGACGCTGGGCGCCGAAGACTTCGCCGCGGCGGAAAAGCTGGGGATCGGCAGACCGATCGCAGGCACGGACTATTACATCACCGAAGACCCGGGCGAGCCGGGAACCGGCGAGCTGTTAACCGCGACCCCGTTCGCCGCCACCGGCTATACCGACCCCGAACAGACGCTCAACGCCTTCCTGCCCCGGCTGGAGAACGAACGCTTGGTCACCTATTTCCGTCCCGGCGACCGGGTGCAGCGGCAACCCGACGGGTCCCTGCTTCTAATCGGCCGCGCCAACTACGTGCTGACGCAGGAGCCGCTGCCCAAGACCTCAACCGGCAAAATCAACCGCGGCGCTGTGCAGCGCCTTTATGCCCCCAGACCGGAGAAAAGCGCATGA
- a CDS encoding DMT family transporter — MHWVYLMIAVVFEITVAIAAGKSEGFKNVKWTTITLVSGVFATIFLSLALLTFDVGVGYSMWTALAGVGIVALGALFFNQRLSFSKGVGILIVIGGVVGLRMSGAA, encoded by the coding sequence ATGCACTGGGTTTATCTGATGATCGCTGTCGTCTTTGAAATCACCGTGGCCATCGCCGCCGGAAAATCAGAAGGTTTCAAGAACGTCAAATGGACCACGATCACGCTGGTCAGCGGCGTGTTCGCAACCATTTTCCTCAGCCTCGCGCTGCTGACCTTTGATGTGGGCGTCGGCTACTCGATGTGGACCGCGCTCGCCGGGGTCGGGATCGTCGCGCTTGGCGCGTTGTTCTTCAACCAGCGCCTGAGCTTCTCCAAGGGTGTCGGCATCCTGATCGTCATCGGTGGTGTTGTCGGCCTGCGAATGAGCGGCGCCGCGTGA
- a CDS encoding DMT family transporter: MTDTQTSAFPAAETGNKGAWGALLLAGAFEVGYALSVGGSQAFTVLTWSVSAIVFFLLTLYFLSVALKTIDVGIGYAVWAGIGSIGAAVLGAVLLDQPLTLAQSCWLAVIIAGVVWLKLADSPKLK; encoded by the coding sequence ATGACTGACACTCAAACTTCTGCGTTCCCCGCGGCAGAGACCGGCAACAAAGGCGCCTGGGGCGCACTGCTGCTGGCCGGGGCTTTCGAGGTTGGCTACGCGCTGAGCGTGGGCGGCAGCCAAGCCTTCACCGTGCTGACCTGGTCGGTCTCGGCCATCGTGTTTTTCCTGCTGACGCTCTATTTCCTCAGCGTCGCGCTGAAAACAATCGACGTCGGCATCGGCTACGCGGTCTGGGCCGGGATCGGCTCGATCGGCGCCGCGGTGCTGGGCGCCGTGCTGCTGGACCAGCCCTTGACCCTGGCGCAATCGTGCTGGCTGGCGGTCATCATCGCGGGGGTGGTCTGGCTGAAGCTGGCAGACAGCCCCAAGCTCAAGTAG
- a CDS encoding sensor histidine kinase translates to MRSVRVRLLLIALLPMLVLMPLLLGLATWRWSEKTDGLLISKVNGDLTIADQYLARLTATSGELLDAVAQSVRFRSALAAGSTADFLAQEQARLGLDFLYLAGPEGRAGFSPSDWPVLRGALQGQWQSAVDILDAAQLDALAPGLAARAAIPLVATEAAVPTDRTAETRGMIIHSAAPVALPNGQTAVLAGGRLLNRNLDFIDTINALVYREQSLPEGSQGTATLFLEDVRISTNVRLFENVRALGTRVSAEVRGQVLGRGDVWLDRAFVVNDWYISAYEPILDSRGNRAGMLYVGFLETPFRQAKRSTVLTLGGAFLLIAAMSVPIFLQWAGRIFRPLEGMTQTIARVEQGDLAARNQPQKDGGEIARVAAHLDSLLDQLQERDRQLRGWGESLEAKVEERTADLREATQRLERTTERLIVSEKLAAVGEITASVAHEINNPVAVIQGNLDLARTVLGRHAEPVEEEFRLIDDQVYRISVIVSKLLQFARPEEYSGAAGLISPAEVVADCLVLTRHQIEATGIEAEAHLASTGQVRISRTELQQVIVNLILNAVQAMPGGGRLTLTAEDTPDGVLLAAEDTGTGIPADLLNRIFDPFFTTKQAQGTGLGLSISHQLVSRAGGRITVQSEPGRGTRFEIFLPSPAAA, encoded by the coding sequence ATGCGGTCAGTCCGGGTCCGGCTGCTGCTGATCGCGCTGCTGCCGATGCTGGTGCTGATGCCCTTGCTGCTGGGCCTTGCCACCTGGCGCTGGTCGGAAAAGACTGACGGCCTTCTGATCAGCAAGGTGAACGGTGATCTGACCATCGCCGACCAGTATCTGGCCAGGCTGACCGCCACCTCGGGCGAGCTGCTGGATGCGGTGGCGCAATCGGTCCGCTTCCGCAGCGCGCTTGCGGCGGGCAGCACCGCGGATTTCCTGGCACAGGAACAGGCCCGGCTCGGTCTTGATTTCCTCTATCTGGCCGGCCCTGAAGGCCGTGCCGGGTTCTCGCCCTCGGACTGGCCCGTCCTGCGCGGCGCGCTGCAGGGCCAATGGCAAAGCGCGGTCGACATTCTGGACGCTGCCCAGCTGGACGCGCTGGCCCCCGGCCTTGCCGCCCGCGCCGCCATCCCGCTGGTGGCGACCGAAGCGGCTGTGCCCACCGACCGCACCGCCGAGACCCGCGGCATGATCATCCATTCCGCCGCACCGGTTGCCCTGCCAAACGGCCAGACGGCGGTGCTGGCGGGCGGGCGGCTGCTGAACCGCAACCTGGATTTCATCGACACCATCAACGCGCTGGTCTACCGCGAGCAAAGCCTGCCGGAGGGCAGCCAAGGCACTGCCACGCTGTTTCTGGAGGACGTGCGGATCTCCACCAATGTGCGTCTGTTTGAAAACGTGCGCGCGCTTGGCACCCGGGTCTCTGCAGAGGTGCGCGGCCAGGTGCTGGGGCGCGGCGACGTCTGGCTGGACCGGGCTTTTGTCGTGAACGACTGGTACATCTCCGCCTACGAGCCGATCCTCGACAGCCGCGGCAACCGGGCCGGAATGCTCTATGTCGGTTTTCTGGAAACCCCGTTCCGCCAGGCCAAGCGCAGCACGGTGCTGACGCTCGGCGGGGCGTTCCTGCTGATTGCAGCAATGTCGGTGCCGATTTTCCTGCAATGGGCCGGGCGCATATTCCGTCCGCTGGAGGGCATGACCCAGACCATCGCCCGGGTCGAGCAGGGCGATCTGGCCGCCCGCAACCAGCCGCAGAAAGACGGCGGCGAGATTGCCCGGGTGGCGGCGCATTTGGACAGCCTGCTGGACCAGCTGCAGGAGCGCGACCGGCAGCTGCGCGGCTGGGGCGAAAGCCTGGAGGCCAAGGTCGAGGAGCGCACCGCCGATCTGCGCGAGGCAACCCAGCGGCTGGAACGGACCACAGAGCGGCTGATCGTGTCCGAGAAACTTGCCGCGGTGGGCGAGATCACGGCCTCCGTCGCGCATGAGATCAACAACCCGGTGGCGGTGATCCAGGGCAATCTGGACCTGGCCCGCACGGTGCTGGGCCGCCATGCGGAGCCGGTAGAGGAGGAGTTCCGGCTGATCGACGATCAGGTCTACCGCATCAGCGTGATCGTCTCCAAGCTGCTGCAATTCGCCCGCCCTGAGGAATACTCCGGCGCCGCCGGGCTGATTTCCCCGGCCGAGGTTGTGGCGGACTGCCTGGTTCTCACCCGCCATCAGATCGAGGCCACGGGGATCGAGGCAGAAGCGCATCTGGCCAGTACAGGCCAGGTCAGGATATCGCGCACGGAATTGCAGCAGGTGATCGTCAATCTCATTCTGAATGCCGTGCAGGCGATGCCCGGCGGCGGACGCCTCACCCTGACCGCTGAGGATACCCCGGACGGCGTGCTGCTGGCCGCCGAGGATACCGGCACCGGCATCCCCGCGGATCTGCTGAACCGCATTTTCGATCCATTCTTCACCACCAAGCAGGCCCAGGGCACCGGGCTGGGCTTGTCGATCAGCCACCAGCTGGTGAGTCGCGCCGGCGGGCGCATCACCGTGCAGTCAGAACCCGGACGGGGCACCCGGTTCGAAATTTTTCTGCCCTCGCCGGCCGCCGCCTGA
- a CDS encoding copper-binding protein, with translation MNKILSAAFIGALSAAPAFADGGHDGGMEVGKPGKAAHADREVAVTMKETDDGEMLFEPSSFSFAKDETVKFVITNAGELEHEFVLDTAERNVHHKAMMAKMEMEHDDPNSVRLEPGKSGEVVWTFSNAGTFEFACLIPGHYESGMHGPIAVLDGNGGSFTKGTVKKVDAASGKVTIIHEELVNLEMPAMTMVFRVADDAMLDQLKAGDAIEFVADRIKGRLTLTALK, from the coding sequence ATGAACAAGATCCTTTCCGCAGCCTTCATCGGCGCTCTTTCCGCTGCCCCGGCCTTTGCCGACGGCGGCCATGACGGCGGCATGGAGGTCGGCAAACCCGGCAAGGCCGCGCACGCGGACCGCGAGGTCGCCGTCACCATGAAGGAAACCGATGACGGCGAAATGCTGTTCGAGCCTTCCAGCTTTTCCTTTGCCAAGGATGAGACGGTGAAATTCGTGATCACCAACGCGGGCGAGCTGGAGCATGAGTTCGTGCTGGATACGGCAGAGCGCAATGTCCACCACAAAGCGATGATGGCCAAAATGGAGATGGAGCATGACGATCCGAACTCGGTGCGCCTGGAGCCGGGTAAATCGGGGGAGGTGGTCTGGACCTTCTCCAATGCCGGCACTTTTGAGTTCGCCTGCCTGATCCCCGGCCATTACGAATCCGGCATGCACGGGCCGATCGCCGTGCTTGACGGCAACGGCGGGAGCTTCACCAAGGGCACGGTCAAGAAAGTCGATGCGGCGTCCGGCAAGGTCACCATCATCCATGAGGAGCTGGTAAACCTGGAGATGCCCGCGATGACCATGGTGTTCCGGGTGGCGGATGACGCGATGCTGGACCAGCTGAAGGCCGGCGATGCCATTGAATTCGTTGCCGATCGGATCAAGGGCAGGCTGACCCTGACCGCGCTGAAGTAA
- a CDS encoding sigma-54-dependent transcriptional regulator, translated as MTNTDMARLADPLGQASILIVDDEPGMRNFLVKTLRPLCQLADEAENTEAAAALLSTRQYDVMILDNIMPGQKGLDWLEEQRRAGGFTDTILITAYADLQTAIDALRAGASDFVLKPFRSNQILNALRRCIETARLKRENMLLRRELESTGVGRRRRRELVGASPAISQVRALLDRVAQVSTPVLITGASGTGKEVAARHLHARSSRAGAPFVPVQCGAIPADVIEYELFGHAPGAFPGAPAGREGLLASAQGGTVFLDEIGELTPSAQNALLRVLEDGRIRPIGTERTVQLDVRFVMSSSRALAEAVAAGQFREDLLFRINVIEVAMPPLRERGTDIVELAGLFLDEISAQLQLPPLELPANVKSALLRHDWPGNIRELRNFIERSLIFGSFSMDTLAPARPAADILPLEEVERREILHALEAAGGNRSEAARRLGVSRKTIDRKCAAWGL; from the coding sequence ATGACAAATACAGACATGGCAAGGCTGGCCGACCCGCTGGGGCAAGCAAGCATTCTCATCGTGGACGATGAGCCGGGCATGCGCAATTTCCTGGTGAAAACCCTGCGGCCTCTGTGCCAGCTGGCGGATGAGGCCGAAAACACCGAAGCCGCCGCCGCACTGCTCAGCACGCGGCAATATGACGTGATGATCCTCGACAACATCATGCCCGGCCAGAAAGGCCTGGACTGGCTGGAGGAGCAGCGGCGCGCGGGCGGTTTCACCGATACCATCCTGATCACCGCCTACGCCGACCTGCAAACGGCGATAGACGCTCTGCGGGCCGGTGCGTCGGATTTCGTTCTGAAGCCTTTCCGCTCCAACCAGATCCTCAATGCCCTGCGCCGCTGCATCGAGACCGCCCGGCTGAAGCGCGAAAACATGCTGCTGCGGCGGGAGCTGGAAAGCACCGGTGTCGGTCGCCGCCGCCGCCGCGAACTGGTCGGCGCATCGCCCGCCATCAGCCAGGTGCGCGCCCTGCTCGACCGGGTGGCACAGGTCTCCACCCCGGTGCTGATCACCGGCGCCTCCGGCACCGGCAAGGAGGTCGCCGCACGCCATCTGCACGCCCGTTCCAGCCGCGCGGGGGCACCTTTCGTGCCGGTCCAATGCGGCGCCATTCCGGCGGATGTCATAGAATACGAGCTGTTCGGCCACGCCCCCGGGGCGTTTCCCGGCGCGCCCGCGGGCCGCGAAGGCCTGCTGGCCTCGGCTCAGGGCGGCACCGTCTTCCTTGATGAGATCGGCGAACTCACCCCGTCGGCGCAGAACGCGCTGCTCAGAGTGCTGGAGGATGGCCGCATCCGGCCGATCGGCACGGAACGGACGGTGCAGCTTGATGTCCGCTTCGTCATGAGCTCCAGCCGCGCGCTGGCGGAAGCGGTGGCCGCGGGACAGTTCCGCGAGGATCTGCTGTTCCGCATCAACGTGATCGAAGTGGCAATGCCGCCGTTGCGCGAACGCGGCACCGACATTGTTGAGCTTGCCGGGCTGTTCCTCGACGAAATCTCTGCCCAGCTGCAACTGCCGCCGCTGGAGCTGCCCGCAAACGTCAAATCCGCCCTGCTGCGCCACGACTGGCCCGGCAATATCCGCGAGCTGCGGAATTTCATTGAACGCTCGCTGATCTTCGGCAGCTTTTCCATGGATACCTTGGCACCTGCCCGTCCCGCCGCTGACATTCTGCCGCTGGAAGAGGTGGAGCGCCGCGAGATCCTGCACGCGCTGGAGGCCGCCGGCGGCAACCGCAGCGAAGCGGCGCGGCGGCTGGGGGTCTCGCGTAAGACCATTGACCGCAAATGCGCGGCCTGGGGGCTCTGA